The Ancylobacter sp. SL191 nucleotide sequence GTCAATGACGATCTCCATCACCGAGCCGACCTCCGGGGGAAGCTGGCTCGGCACGGCGCCGCGCAGCGTCGGGCAATAGGCATCGTTGGTCGAGGCGAACATGCCCTTATATTTCGAGCCGACCTTGGAGCCCGAGCGCACCACCCCGCCCGGGAAGGGCAGGATGATGCCGGGCACCGTCCCCATCGCCGCCACCGCCTGCTCGGCGGCGTGCAGCGCCTGCCCGCGCGAGCGGGCGAGGATGAGGAAATTGCCGCCGCCGACGCCTTCCACGGAGCCCGTATCCTCGTCGCAGACGAACTCGCCCTCCATCACCGGCACGCGCCAGAAGCGCTTGCCCGCAAGCTTCTTGGAGATCTGGTGGCCGTCGCCGAAATAGCGGATCGTCTTGGCCAGCGGCACGCGCTTGCCGCCCTCGACGCCGGCATAGCAGGCGGTCGTCGGGCAGGTCAGCACGCACTGGCCGAG carries:
- the fhcD gene encoding formylmethanofuran--tetrahydromethanopterin N-formyltransferase, producing the protein MILNGVEIRDTFAEAFPMVGTRLIVTADTPDWALTAGRVTTGFATSVIGCGCEAGIERVLAPEETPDGRPGVALLIFAMDFGSLKKVVPLRLGQCVLTCPTTACYAGVEGGKRVPLAKTIRYFGDGHQISKKLAGKRFWRVPVMEGEFVCDEDTGSVEGVGGGNFLILARSRGQALHAAEQAVAAMGTVPGIILPFPGGVVRSGSKVGSKYKGMFASTNDAYCPTLRGAVPSQLPPEVGSVMEIVIDGVSFEAVAEATRVGIEAVCAVGAEGGVLAVDAGNYGGNLGPFHFKLREIMSAGAGSAGGVA